Part of the Phocoena phocoena chromosome 8, mPhoPho1.1, whole genome shotgun sequence genome, CAGCTTCTGCCCCAAGTGCATATAAGAAACGACCCGCCAGTTGGGCCTGGGGTCCCTCAATCCGTAAAACCCCCTTCCCGTGTCCCAGAGGTGAGGCCTGGCCGTCGGGGTGCTGCCCGGGGCCCCTTCGCCACCCCAGCCTGCCTCTGGATGCATCTCCCTCTCGCCCCCTGCTCCGTGGAAGACCCCCAGAGAGGCTGCTGGCGGCGGCCCTGGCCCCCAGGCCCCCGCCCCGGGAAGTCTTCCTGCAAGCGAGCTCCAGCAGTGCCTGTCCCGACCTCCGGGCCGGCCTCACCTCGCGTCCGGGCGGCAGCGCTGGGGAGTTGGGCTGGTGGGCCCAGGGGGAGGGGTATAAATGGCCTCCCCCAGGCTGGGCCCCTGCTCAGAAAGGGCATGGAGCCCTCCTCAGACCAATGGGGGCACAGGGacctccccacctgcccaggcTGCCTGGCCCGGCCCAGCCGCGTGCCGCCATCCAGGCCAAGAAGTCTCGgttgtgggggggggcggggggggcggtgaTGAGGTTGGGTTGGTCTATTTAGGGCTCAGTGATGACTTCGAGATGCCTCCCTTGTATCTTACAAGGAGCCTGAGGACAGGACGACGGCCTCGTCAGCCGTGGCGCACAGCTCAGGGGTCAGCCATGGGGTCACTCCGGCCCGGCCCCACCTGTTCTGAGTCAGGATCCACACTGCTTTCCTCGGCTTCCCCAGGGCTCCAGGCCCCTCGGGGAACAGCAGCTGCCTCGCACTCTGCTTCTTATTGCCCCCTCCAACCCAGCAGGCGTCTCGGGCATGAGCTGGCCATGTCCTCCTGTCCCCAAGCTGGCCCGGGGCAAGGCCGGACCCCCAAACACGGCCTCTGGGGCCTGAGGCAGTGGCCAGGGTCTGTGGGGCAGGGCTTCCCTCCATGGGCGTGATCCCAGCTTCCCACCCAGGAGCAGGATGGGGGGTGCCTGGACGGACGTGCAGCCTTGCCTGGACCACCCTGCCCGCGGGCCAGCTCCCTGCACAGCTCAGAACACATCCTTCAAACCCAGGATTTCGGCGCCACCCACCTGGGAACCTCTCCCTGACCCGAGGGGGCCTGGGGCCCGCCTGGCTGCCCCAGGCAGGCCCGGCACTGCCCTTCTCACCCCGGTCCAGGCCTGCGCCCCCTGCCCGGGCCCCCACCCAGCAGAGGCATCCGGATAACCATGACTTGGCACCCTCTGAGCTGGGGTGCATGGCCCCAGCCCTGCCGGCTTCTCGGGCCATGGGGAGGGTCAGGGAGAGCTAAAGCCGTCCAGATGTGTGGGGATTAGAGCTGCTTTCCGGGCCAGGCTGAGCCCCCAAAGGCCTGGGGCGGCTTCTGAAGGCATCTACTGCCCCCTGCTGCTCATGAAGGGGACGCCCCACAGTCACCATCTGGAGGGTTTGGGGACCCCTCGGGCGCTGGGGCGGTCCCTGTGATTGGGTTCCTCTCTGTCCACTGTCACCGTCCCCCAAGTATCTCCCACTtgcccactgtgtccccagggGCCCGTCCCTCACTCTCCAGCTGCTACCGATGGGGAGGGCTTCCCATCTCCCAGTATCGTCCCCCTTGGGCCAGGAAGGGCCCCTTCACCCTCACTCAGGGGTCAGGCATGGGTCAGAGCCCTCAGGGCCTGGCTGAGCCTGGAGAGGAGACCCTCTCCTTGTCCTTGGCGATGTCGGTGGAGCCCCTGACCCTGCTGTGTCCACGGGGCTCAGGAAGGACTCACAGCCATGGGTGAGAAGGCGTTTATTATGGTGGGCCCCCAGGGCAGCCTGCACGGGACCCGTGGCCCAGCCCAGGGAGACCGAGGGCCGGGGCTGCTTTCAGGAGCCAGGCAAGGGCAGGCGCAGGTGGGGCTGCAAGGCCAGGGCCCGGTCCACCTCCCTGGCCGGCTGCAGGCGGTGCTGGGCCGACAGGCATGGGCCAGCATGTCTGCCCAGTGCTGTAGGGGTTGACCAGAGTCCCGGGCGCCCAGCAGAACCTTGCTCACGGGCTTGGCCTAGAACTGAGGGCCCCAGGCCCAGACGGCCAGCACCAGAGCCACACTCTGGGTAGAGGCAGGCAGAGGTGcggtgggagggggagaaagatAGACGTCAGTTTGGCCCTGAGCGAGGTtccaccctccccctcctccaggcagcccacCTGGATCTGGCTGAAAGGCACAAGGAAGGTGAAGGTCTCGTTGAAGTAAGGGGTGGCCATGCCCTTCCTGGCAgatgtctttctcttcttccacttCCTCTGGTTCGGCACAAGCTGGACCTTCACATAGGGCTCTGGGCAAGTGAAAGGAGTCATAGGACGTCCCAGGTCTGAGGGCTGAGCACAGGGTTCCCTCCATCCATGTGGAGGGGCAGGTCCGGCTCTCGCCTGCCAGAACCGGGCTCAGGCCTCGGGCCTCCAGCACGACCACGGTCAGCCGGCCCGAGCCGGGCACGTACTGGAGCGAGAAGCATACCTCCCCCAACTGCTTGGGCTGCGGGCAGCAAGAAGGGCCTCAGCTTCCCCGCCGGGCACACCGGGCAGGGCGGGACTGGAGCCCGGGGGTCAGCAGGCTCACCTCGCCGTGCTGGGCGGGCCCAGGGGGTGCCAGAGCTCCAGGACGGGCTGCGGATCCACGGTGCCCAGCGGCAGCTCGTGCTGGGAGAAGAGCTTGTAGTCTAAAATCTGCACCCGCAGGGCGGTCTGGGGCAGCTCCACGGGGGGGACCTGTGGGGAAGGGTGTGAGCGGCCCCCactgcccagcccaggcccctggCCACCCAGCCTCGACTCACGTGGAAGGAGCAGGTCTCTTCGAACGTGGGGCAGAGGGTACCACGGTGCACCTTCGTCTCGTGCCTGCACCCGGCCTCATGGGAGAGGCTGACGCGGGCGTAGGGGTCCGCCGTGCCGCCTGGGCCCCAGGGCCTCAGGTCTGCTGCCTGCCTGAGGCCCACCTTGATCTAGGAGCCAGGGGGTGTTTCAGCCAGGGCCCCCTTCCTGGTCAGCCCCGCACCACCCAGCACCCAGTGCCCACTCTTCCCCCATCGCCCCTCCAAAATCCCGCACGTCCTCGGGGCCCCTCACCTCCTGGCTTCCAAAGTCGTACTCCACGGACAGCTGCAGGCACTCCCACTACTGGGGCCCCCCAGGGCCAGGCTCCACCTTATCCACATCTGGCTGCACCCGGGTGGTATCACAGGGGCTGGCGACAGGTGCTGCTGGGACCGTGCCCCCATCAGAGCCCCGGCGTCCCAGGCAGCGGGTCCATGATGGGTCAAACCTCCAGGCCAGGGCACCAGAAGGGCTCACATCCCAGCTCAGCTCCGCGGGACCGGCCGTAACTGCCCCGAGTCCACCCCTCTGCCACTGCCCTCCTCCAGAACTGCTGTGGCTCCCGCAGCCCACGCCCTCCCTCACCTTGTTCATCGCCTCGCCAGCCAGGTGGCCCCCCCGCCTCCGCTCTGGGCAGACCAGACCATGCTGGGGGCTGAGCTCGCCCCCGAGCCTGGACCTTGGGCTGCCTCCCGGCACTGGCCCAGCTGGTGCCCGCTTCTCACCAGGTGCGTGTTGATGGTGCTGCGGGCACTGCCCAGGCCCACGGCCTCCTCGTCTCTGGGCTCCTTCCTGTGGCGgccgcagcagcagcagaagacgGCACAGAGCAGGCAGGAAACAACGAGGACGCAGCCACGACCGCGGTGGCTATGAGCGCCCAGCGGAgccctgggggcggggtggggggagcacaGAGATGGGCCTGAGAGGCATCCATGGACAGCGGCTGCCACCCGCCCAGCCAGGCCATCCCCACTCCCCTTCCAGAGGTCCCAAAACTCACAGGGGATCCGGGCGACCAGGTCCGGAATGAGCCCGGGTAGAGCCGTGGAGCCCGCCGGGGCCCGGGCGCTGTGGGGGCCTGGGGGGCGACTCATCTCCTCTCACTGCTGGCCTGGAGCAAGTGGCCGGGGCAGCCAGGTCACTTGTGAGGGTGGCCCCTTGGGCCCCTGCCTACCTTCCCATCTGCCCAGCAGAAGCCAGCTCAGTCTGCCTGGGCAAGGAGGCAGCCCGGGGCGGCCGGGGCGAGGGCTCCGAATGGCCCCGACGGTAGGGGGGGCGCTGGGCCTTGGCCAAGGTGCGGGCTGAGCTGCTGCAGGCCTGGCCTCCTACCACGTCCCCTAGCGCCCAGCCAGGCGGGCCAGGCCTCGCAGAGGAGACCTCTGTCTCCTCCCCGCAGGGCCTCTCCCTCCAGGAAGACCCCTCCCTCCTGACCTCTCTCCCTGGACCCCGGGCCCTCCTGGGGGTTGCCGCTGGGGTCCCATCCCGGCACCCCCACCCCGACCGCGGGCCCACCATGGTTTGCCACTGACATAGGTGGAGAGCGTTTACATGTGGGGTCCCGGCCCTGGAGCAACTGGGAGCCTGGGGATGGAGGCCCTGAGGGGTAGGGGCTCTGCTAGGGTCATGGGGGACGGGAGGGTTGAGGAGTGGGGTCGGCTGCCTGTGGAAATTCCGTGCAAGCAAGTCCGCGCTGAAGGTGCATTCCTGGCGCCCGGGAGGACGGTGAggtgggggcaggcaggggcggGTGTGGCTGGGAGCAGCCAGAACACTCCTGCCTACTACCTGCCCCGCTGCCCTTCAGAGCTCCGCCTGCTTGCtcggggtgggaaggagggtgggCCCAGCTTGGCTGCACCCCGGGGCCCCCGGCTCAGCCTGCACGCTGGGACCCCGGGCCCACGGCTAGTCTCTGTGGCTCAGCCTCCCCCGGCCGCCCTTCTTCCCAGGAGCGCGGGCAGCCAGGTCACAAGGACCGAGCCCGGGCCCCAGTCCAGGAATAACCAGGCACCAGAGCCCGATTCCTGCCCCTCTGCGCTCCCTGCCCACCCGCATGCCAGCGTGGGGAGGGACCGAAGCAGCCCCACCGTGATCTCAgagaccccaccccagcccccgtGCACACAGCATAAATGCCCCACTGCCAGCACCAAGCCAACCTGCTTGCAGGAGGGACCACAGCTcaaagcagggggcccaggcCCCAGCTCGGCCTCCCCTTCCCTCGCAAACGCGCGTGTCTTGTCCCCCTGAGGTCTTTGGAGGAAAAGCCATCTGAGGCTCGCAGCAGGGCAGAGGCCAGGCCGGGGGCGTCCACACACGCAATGAAGGGACGTCAAGGCGGCCTGTGCACCAGCCCTGGCTCAGAAGGAAGGCCCGGCTTGCTCTACTGCCTGCTGCAGCCGACTTAAAGTTCTAACCATTTGGAACTAGAGGCTGTACGTTTCCTGCCTGGGCCCCACAAATTATGGAGCGGGTTCTGGCTGGGGGGCCACCGGGCGAGGCCCCTGTGGTGCGGTGGGGTGCACTCAGGGGACTCACAGGTGTCTCAGCCGCCCCTCTGGCCActgcccaccctcctcccaaGGACACTCCCAGGTCAGCTGGTAGAGCGCCCCTGGTGGCGGCTGGTGGCATGGGCTGGCCTGAGAAGCGACGGTGCGCAGGGGTCCCTGGAGCATCCCAGAGGTCAGGGCAGAGAGGCCCGGCTGCCCCTGTGGGATTGAAAGCCCATCTTCATTTGTTGAAATGTCAGTCTAGGTGTGCTCTGGAATTAAAATAGCTTCAGTCGAGATTCTTACGGTTGAGAATGTGGGGTCAGTTGTCATTTGTCTTCACAGAACTTCCATCTGTGCATGCACGCACGTGTGCACGCCTGTACCTGCGTGTGCTTGTGTGTGCACGCctctgcacgtgtgtgtgtatacatgtgtgggCATGTGTGTACCTCTCCCCGCACCCCTGCTCGGTTAGTGTCCTGTTCTTGGCTTGGCTGGGGTGCAGTGGGCATCGAGTCACAGGAATTTGGTGCTGCTGGCTTGGCGGGATTCCCAGGCCAGCCTGGTGAAGGTTGAGCCCCAGAAACACAGGGGGTGCCTGGGAGCTGACCCGAGAGGACCCTGGATCCCTAGGCATACCAGCCACAAGCAATGGGGGGCCCTGAAGCCTGGGGAGGTGCGGGGTCCCTCAGGACTGCCCTGTCCCCGTGGTGGTGAGGGTTCCGGCTGGCACACCGCCACCAGGTGGCGCCGTCTGCCCCACTGGCCCCAGCTACGCCACCGTCCAGCCTCCAGGCCCCCCGCTCCTGGAGGAAACTTGCAggagccccccccacccccacccccggcaggcAGGTGCCCCAGGGGCAGCCCTCCAGGTCCTGTGAGGGCTGCCCGGTTCTCCCTGTCCCCGTGCCATGCCTCTGGAAGCTCTCCTGGCCTGGTCCACCCCTGGGTGGGACCTCCTGTGCCCACCCCTCAGACGGCAGGAGGTCCCTCCTGGGGTCTACTTTCTGTGGGCCAGCTGGGGAAAAACCTCCAGGTGCTAAGGCTGCTCTTCCCAGGAAAGGGGGACAGGCATCCTTCCTAAATGGAGCCCCAGTCCCCAGCCACCTCCTCCGGGgctccctcccacctgctccaCTCTCGCTTCGGGCAGGACGGCCTCCTtctcaccccctcccaccccctgcccatccTACTTGGCCTTGGAGACGTGAGTGAGCTCcacccctccaggaagccctccctgctcACTCTGGGCCCTGGCCCTCCGACCTGCCGACCTGCCGACCTGCCGGAGTTATGCTGGATTCCACCCTGCACCCTCCCCAGTCAGGAATGCCAGCTCTCCCAGGGGGAGGGCCTTCCCTGTCAGCTGGGTACCTATCAAAGCAGTGCTGACtgaccccttccccctttggtctAACTGGAATTTTTTATGCTTTGATAGGACCAAGTTTCTTGGGGCCTCCCTCTGAAAGAGCAAGATGCCCCCAAGTGTTGGGGTTGGCAGCCCCCCGCAGGTGTCACACACTCTCACCTGACGCCTGCACTTCCTGTGCCCCCACCCTGGCCTCCAGGCCTTCCTCCCCGGACACTGGGCACTGGATCCCGTGCTCGGAGCCTGTGGCTTTGCTTGGCCTCTAGTGACCAGGGAAACTCtccttggtggggggaggggggggcaggGCTTCGGGCCATCAGGAGTCGGGGAACTCCCTTGGGAGGAGGGCCCCTCCTGAGACCGGAGCACCCAGCGTCTCGGCCCGGGGGCCCCCCTGCAGGGGTCCCCTGGGACTGGGGCATCTGGAGCCCTCCTAGAGGCCTTAGCAGAGGAGGTACTGGCCCATCTGAGCTGACCTTTGGGtgaagcagagggagggaggtggggctggactCGGTTCGTGAAGGTTCTACACCCCAAGGCGGGGGGAGGTGTTCCGAGTCACAGGGACATCTGGGTTTGGAGGGGCCCAGCTCTGAGTGGCCCACCCAGGTCAGGGTGTCTCTCCAAACCCATTATCAACGGACGGCCCGCCGCGGGGTGGGTTAATGGCTAGCCAGCCTGCAGGACTCGTCGGGCAGGACTCCCGGGAGACTCAGCCCAGGTTGAGGCTGCTTTGGGGACGTGACAGGTGGGATGTGCACACGTGCTGGTCACGCG contains:
- the SYT8 gene encoding LOW QUALITY PROTEIN: synaptotagmin-8 (The sequence of the model RefSeq protein was modified relative to this genomic sequence to represent the inferred CDS: inserted 2 bases in 2 codons; substituted 2 bases at 2 genomic stop codons), whose protein sequence is MSRPPGPHSARAPAGSTALPGLIPDLVARIPWLRWALIATAVVAXVLVVSCLLCAVFCCCCGRHRKEPRDEEAVGLGSARSTINTHLVQPDVDKVEPGPGGPQXWECLQLSVEYDFGSQEIKVGLRQAADLRPWGPGGTADPYARVSLSHEAGCRHETKVHRGTLCPTFEETCSFHVPPVELPQTALRVQILDYKLFSQHELPLGTVDPQPVLELWHPLGPSCCPQPKQLGEVCFSLQYVPGSGRLTVVVLEARGLSPVLAEPYVKVQLVPNQRKWKKRKTSARKGMATPYFNETFTFLVPFSQIQSVALVLAVWAWGPQFXAKPVSKVLLGARDSGQPLQHWADMLAHACRPXHRLQPAREVDRALALQPHLRLPLPGS